One Sphingopyxis macrogoltabida genomic region harbors:
- a CDS encoding response regulator — protein sequence MTDSDMPRILLIDDEPSIREPLGEYLETQGFAVTDAASAAEARSVLRAQSVDLVVSDIMMPGEDGLSLTRHLRETSSIPVILLTARAEDTERIIGLEIGADDYVVKPFNPRELVARIRTVLRRTQQGGRALDPGGTSFAFGPWVLREVERVLVDSEGQEVALSSGEYHLLHALVRHPRQVMSRDRLLDLVRGREADIFDRAIDNLISRLRKKIEENPAHPQLVKTVWGGGYTLACEVKRLGPAA from the coding sequence ATGACCGATAGCGACATGCCACGCATTCTGCTGATCGACGACGAGCCGTCGATCCGTGAGCCGCTAGGCGAATATCTGGAAACGCAGGGCTTTGCGGTGACCGATGCAGCGAGCGCTGCCGAGGCGCGGTCGGTGCTTCGCGCGCAGTCGGTCGACCTTGTCGTCAGCGACATCATGATGCCGGGCGAGGACGGGCTGTCGCTGACCCGCCACCTTCGCGAGACGAGCAGCATTCCGGTCATCCTGCTGACCGCGCGCGCCGAGGATACCGAACGGATCATCGGGCTCGAAATCGGCGCCGACGATTATGTCGTCAAACCCTTCAACCCGCGCGAGCTGGTCGCGCGCATCCGGACCGTGCTGCGCCGGACGCAGCAGGGCGGCCGCGCGCTCGACCCGGGCGGGACGAGCTTTGCCTTCGGGCCGTGGGTACTGCGCGAGGTCGAGCGCGTGCTGGTCGATAGCGAAGGGCAGGAGGTCGCGCTGTCGTCGGGCGAATATCATCTGCTCCACGCGCTGGTTCGCCATCCGCGCCAAGTGATGAGCCGCGACCGGCTGCTCGACCTCGTGCGCGGGCGCGAAGCCGATATCTTCGACCGCGCAATCGACAATCTGATCAGCCGCCTGCGCAAGAAGATTGAGGAAAATCCCGCGCACCCGCAACTCGTCAAGACCGTGTGGGGCGGCGGCTACACCCTCGCCTGCGAGGTCAAGCGGCTGGGGCCGGCGGCATGA
- a CDS encoding sensor histidine kinase, producing MKLRLWPRSLIGQLFVAVALMLFVAQAINFTLLARGQKQQVLAHGGGMAVGRILDAIERDRRGDFAPGRSGNDDRERRERVQKLVISDTLPPVPIGARRMPALADYVTGLLDEADVKAEAVDAWVLPPRPRAQRPDFPGRTVVVSAKVGGRYFAVRSRIQAGGDRLQGFLVWQTLTLYLLLLVPIMLIAWRAARPLRDLTRAARSNPALRDTTPLEEEGPSDVRDLIGAFNAYRARIATMLSDKDRMLGAVGHDLRTPLASLRVRVEQVEDERLRDKMIASIEEMTAMLADILALARSGAGTEVQERLDAAGLARELAADYGEQGKDVGVGELAETAVMARPMLLRRALRNLIDNALAYGARARLSVAAIDGQVRLIVSDDGPGLSGEQIRTLVEPFARGEQSRNRATGGAGLGLSIARDIAEGEGGTLTLANRDGGGLDAVIVLPTVA from the coding sequence ATGAAACTCCGCCTGTGGCCGCGCAGTTTGATCGGGCAATTGTTCGTCGCCGTCGCGCTGATGCTTTTCGTGGCGCAGGCGATCAACTTCACCCTGCTTGCGCGCGGGCAGAAGCAACAGGTTCTTGCGCACGGCGGCGGCATGGCGGTCGGACGGATACTCGATGCGATCGAGCGCGACCGGCGTGGCGATTTCGCGCCCGGTCGCAGCGGTAACGACGATAGGGAGCGGCGTGAACGCGTCCAGAAGCTGGTGATTTCGGACACGCTGCCGCCCGTGCCCATCGGCGCGCGTCGCATGCCCGCATTGGCCGACTATGTCACCGGCCTGCTGGACGAGGCCGACGTCAAGGCGGAGGCGGTCGATGCGTGGGTGCTGCCGCCGCGGCCGCGCGCGCAGCGGCCCGATTTCCCCGGCCGGACCGTCGTCGTCTCGGCCAAGGTCGGTGGTCGCTATTTCGCGGTGCGCAGCCGTATCCAGGCGGGCGGCGATCGCCTGCAAGGATTTCTGGTCTGGCAGACGCTGACGCTTTACCTGCTGCTGCTCGTCCCGATCATGCTGATCGCGTGGCGCGCGGCGCGGCCGCTGCGCGACCTGACGCGCGCGGCGCGCTCGAACCCGGCGCTGCGCGATACGACGCCGCTCGAGGAAGAGGGGCCGTCGGACGTGCGCGACCTGATCGGGGCGTTCAACGCCTATCGCGCGCGGATCGCGACGATGCTGTCCGACAAGGACCGGATGCTCGGCGCGGTCGGCCATGATCTGCGCACCCCGCTTGCCAGCCTGCGGGTGCGCGTCGAGCAGGTCGAGGACGAACGGCTGCGCGACAAGATGATCGCGTCGATCGAGGAAATGACCGCGATGCTCGCCGACATATTGGCGCTTGCGCGGTCGGGGGCGGGGACCGAGGTGCAGGAGCGCCTCGACGCGGCTGGCCTCGCCCGGGAACTCGCCGCCGACTATGGCGAACAGGGCAAGGACGTCGGCGTTGGCGAACTCGCGGAGACCGCGGTCATGGCGCGTCCGATGCTGCTCAGGCGCGCGCTGCGCAACCTGATCGACAATGCGCTCGCCTATGGTGCGCGCGCGCGGCTGTCGGTGGCGGCGATCGACGGGCAAGTGCGTCTGATCGTATCGGATGATGGCCCCGGGTTGAGCGGGGAACAAATCCGGACGCTGGTCGAGCCATTCGCGCGCGGCGAGCAGTCGCGCAACCGCGCGACCGGGGGGGCGGGGCTGGGGCTGTCGATTGCCCGCGATATCGCGGAGGGCGAGGGCGGAACGCTGACGCTCGCCAATCGCGATGGCGGCGGGCTCGATGCGGTGATTGTGCTGCCGACGGTGGCCTAG
- a CDS encoding CocE/NonD family hydrolase, producing MNRREYLLSATSILTLAAAPGAKAAMAGAGDAAVQPIFSSQMKYEVRILMHDGVHLGATLYLPRGLTTPRPTIFALTPYTADGYHAEGVDFSRNGYPFLAVDTRGRGDSDGEFAPFGTEPEDGHDIVEWLIQQPFFNGKVGMCGLSWVGYTQWATVRGYPKGLATTIPSAPAFAGFDFPIRYNIFFNFAGGQWMTFVKGNTRRNNVFADEGWGTEYLRFLEAGLPFRKMPEFFGFESKPFQQWVDHPRQDEYYDRLNPSPEQFAELTMPVLSLCGIYDGDQLGTLEFHRQHLKYAGSNANHYLVIGPWGHDEVRNPTAEFYGIKVGQASVLDMKKLHRDWYAFAMEDGPRPEFLKKKFAYYVMVADKWRYADRIEDATARYETFHLHSSGNPDNVYASGTLKPTPATKAQPDHYIYDPRDLSGLRLEASLTEWHTTGQTLVAATAGGKLIYHSEPFEQDTEVTGFFKFNASIAIDTPDTDFMVSIYEIAPDGSSLFLTEQHKRARHREGLRTERLIATQEPLRYDFDGFFFISRLIKKGCRLRLVVKPNHDLKWQKNYNSGKPVADETMADARTVTVRLYHDATRPSTLSIPIGQPEDQA from the coding sequence ATGAATCGCAGGGAATATCTTCTATCCGCAACGTCGATCCTGACGCTGGCGGCCGCTCCCGGAGCGAAAGCGGCGATGGCGGGGGCCGGCGATGCTGCGGTCCAGCCCATATTCTCGTCACAGATGAAATATGAAGTGCGCATTCTGATGCACGACGGCGTTCATCTGGGCGCGACGCTCTATCTGCCGCGTGGCCTGACGACGCCGCGTCCGACGATTTTTGCGCTCACGCCCTATACGGCCGACGGCTATCATGCCGAGGGCGTCGATTTCTCCCGGAACGGCTATCCGTTTCTGGCGGTCGACACGCGCGGGCGCGGCGATTCGGATGGCGAGTTTGCGCCTTTCGGAACCGAGCCGGAGGACGGGCACGACATCGTCGAATGGCTGATCCAGCAGCCCTTCTTCAACGGCAAGGTCGGCATGTGCGGCCTGTCGTGGGTCGGCTATACGCAATGGGCGACGGTGCGCGGCTATCCGAAGGGGCTCGCCACGACCATCCCCTCGGCCCCCGCCTTTGCCGGTTTCGATTTCCCGATCCGCTACAACATCTTCTTCAACTTTGCGGGCGGGCAGTGGATGACGTTCGTCAAGGGCAACACCCGGCGAAACAATGTCTTTGCCGATGAAGGCTGGGGCACCGAATATCTGCGCTTCCTCGAAGCGGGCCTGCCGTTCCGCAAGATGCCGGAGTTTTTCGGGTTTGAGTCCAAACCGTTCCAGCAGTGGGTCGATCATCCCCGGCAGGACGAATATTACGACCGGCTCAACCCGTCGCCCGAACAATTCGCCGAGCTGACGATGCCGGTGCTGTCGCTGTGCGGCATTTATGACGGCGATCAACTCGGCACGCTCGAATTCCATCGCCAGCATCTCAAATATGCCGGTTCGAACGCCAATCATTATCTGGTGATCGGCCCGTGGGGGCATGACGAGGTGCGCAACCCGACCGCCGAATTCTATGGCATCAAGGTCGGGCAGGCGAGCGTGCTCGACATGAAGAAGCTGCATCGCGACTGGTACGCCTTTGCGATGGAAGACGGCCCGCGGCCGGAGTTTCTCAAGAAGAAATTCGCTTATTATGTGATGGTCGCGGACAAGTGGCGCTATGCCGACAGGATCGAGGACGCCACGGCGCGCTATGAAACGTTTCACCTGCATTCGTCGGGCAACCCCGACAATGTCTATGCTTCGGGGACGCTGAAGCCCACGCCCGCAACAAAGGCGCAGCCCGATCACTATATCTACGACCCGCGCGATCTCAGCGGCCTCCGGCTCGAGGCTTCGCTGACCGAATGGCACACGACCGGCCAGACGCTGGTCGCCGCCACCGCGGGCGGCAAGCTGATTTATCACAGCGAACCGTTCGAGCAGGACACCGAAGTAACCGGCTTCTTCAAGTTCAACGCGTCGATTGCGATCGATACGCCGGACACCGATTTCATGGTCTCGATCTATGAAATCGCCCCCGATGGATCGAGCCTGTTCCTGACCGAGCAGCACAAGCGCGCGCGCCATCGCGAAGGACTTCGTACCGAGCGGCTGATCGCAACGCAGGAGCCGCTACGTTACGACTTCGACGGCTTCTTCTTCATTTCGCGGTTGATCAAAAAGGGATGCCGCCTGCGGTTGGTGGTAAAGCCCAATCACGATCTGAAATGGCAGAAGAATTACAACAGCGGCAAGCCGGTGGCCGACGAAACGATGGCCGATGCGCGCACGGTCACCGTGCGCCTCTATCACGACGCCACGCGCCCGAGCACGCTCAGCATC